In Methanolacinia paynteri, the following proteins share a genomic window:
- a CDS encoding DEAD/DEAH box helicase, whose translation MVSFLKFNELNISPEILRAIEDMGFEEPTPIQQRSIPIILSGRDVTGQAQTGTGKTAAFAIPLIENTEPEKCSVQSIVLSPTRELTIQISEEFNRLLKYRKDIRVLPVYGGQAIERQLHELKKGVHIIIGTPGRVMDHMKRGTLSLSGIKTVVLDEADQMLEMGFREDMEEILSQAPGERQTILFSATMPKPILKISKSFQKKPEFVTINPGQLTVPLIEQKYLEVREKDKLEVLCRLIDINSSDLSMIFCNTKKAVDELSEMLRSRGYFAEGLHGDMKQQQRDRVMGRFRSGSIDILIATDVAARGIDIDDIDVVYNYDVPQDVEYYIHRIGRTGRAGKSGMSYTFVSPKEIYKLRMIKKIAKVNIVRIAIPNAADVENSRIEKVLDRVKSIIAEEDIGLYIPAVERLMEEDYTLSEISAALLKIQLEGSSGKVQPGEEFEPGDTGAEPGMVRFFVNIGKNKGVRPSDFVGAIAGEAEIPGNEIGAINIMKDFSFVEIPEQYAKTVFEVMNRGTIRGNEVSFEPARRERKQRSRY comes from the coding sequence ATGGTTTCTTTTTTGAAATTCAACGAATTAAATATTTCACCCGAGATCCTTCGGGCAATAGAAGACATGGGTTTTGAAGAACCCACTCCAATACAACAGCGCTCAATTCCTATTATTCTTTCAGGCCGCGATGTTACTGGACAGGCACAGACAGGCACGGGCAAGACCGCCGCGTTTGCAATTCCGCTAATCGAGAATACCGAGCCCGAAAAATGTTCGGTTCAGTCGATTGTTCTGTCGCCTACCAGAGAGCTTACAATACAGATATCAGAGGAATTCAACAGGCTTCTTAAATACCGCAAGGATATACGCGTTCTTCCCGTTTATGGCGGACAGGCTATCGAAAGGCAGCTTCATGAACTGAAGAAAGGTGTTCATATCATTATCGGCACTCCCGGGAGGGTTATGGATCACATGAAGAGGGGAACACTCTCTTTATCCGGTATAAAGACTGTAGTCCTTGATGAAGCGGACCAGATGCTCGAGATGGGATTCCGCGAGGACATGGAGGAGATCCTTTCACAGGCTCCGGGGGAGAGGCAGACTATTCTCTTCTCGGCCACAATGCCCAAGCCTATCCTGAAGATCTCGAAATCGTTCCAGAAAAAGCCGGAGTTTGTCACGATAAACCCTGGACAGCTCACTGTTCCCCTGATAGAACAGAAATATCTCGAAGTTCGTGAAAAAGATAAACTCGAGGTGCTCTGCAGGCTGATAGATATCAATTCCTCCGATTTATCGATGATCTTCTGCAATACGAAAAAGGCAGTCGATGAACTGTCCGAGATGCTCCGCTCAAGGGGGTATTTCGCCGAGGGCCTGCACGGGGATATGAAGCAGCAGCAGAGGGATCGCGTAATGGGCCGTTTCAGGAGCGGTTCGATCGATATCCTCATCGCTACCGACGTTGCGGCAAGGGGTATCGACATCGATGATATCGATGTGGTCTACAACTACGATGTCCCGCAGGATGTTGAATATTATATTCACAGGATTGGAAGAACCGGCAGGGCCGGGAAGAGCGGGATGTCGTATACATTCGTCAGCCCGAAGGAGATCTACAAGCTCCGGATGATAAAGAAGATAGCAAAAGTGAATATCGTCCGGATTGCGATACCTAACGCAGCCGATGTGGAGAATTCTAGGATCGAGAAGGTTCTTGACAGGGTGAAATCGATTATCGCCGAGGAGGATATCGGTCTTTACATACCTGCTGTCGAGAGGCTTATGGAGGAGGATTACACTCTCTCGGAGATCTCTGCGGCACTTTTAAAGATCCAGCTTGAAGGCAGCAGCGGAAAGGTGCAGCCGGGGGAGGAATTCGAACCCGGAGATACCGGTGCAGAACCGGGAATGGTGCGCTTCTTCGTCAATATCGGTAAAAACAAGGGTGTCCGTCCTTCGGATTTCGTAGGAGCAATCGCAGGCGAAGCCGAAATTCCGGGAAACGAGATCGGTGCGATTAATATTATGAAGGACTTTTCCTTCGTTGAGATTCCGGAGCAGTATGCAAAGACTGTCTTTGAAGTGATGAACAGGGGCACGATTCGCGGGAACGAGGTTTCCTTTGAACCTGCAAGAAGAGAACGGAAGCAGAGATCAAGATACTGA
- a CDS encoding alpha/beta fold hydrolase, whose product MAQEPSDDLFSSDYHRWLKDEIKKQDELLTTKRTIETSCGTMEYSLIGEGPVILGLHGAPGGYDQTLFLFDWITAKGFSLLSVSRPGYLGTPLSAGKTPAEQADAIAALLDALNIDQVSLLFGSAGGGPGYEFAIRHPDRVKCLVAMDAVSSQYLLSVNIGKVMEKLVMSNPGVTLMEKMSLHFPEKSMEDVLTHSTLCRPEQIKAQVKEARKDPNQMRSFFRMVRTLMDYNHRKAGLENDLEQLSLLSDLPVEKITCPALIVHGTHDSDVLFYHGVYAHENIQDSEAYWVREASHLLCLWFTPHADELREKVVSYLQEHR is encoded by the coding sequence ATGGCACAGGAACCGTCAGACGATCTCTTTTCGTCGGATTATCACCGCTGGCTGAAGGATGAGATTAAAAAACAGGATGAACTCCTTACAACAAAACGCACTATTGAGACATCCTGCGGGACGATGGAATATTCTCTCATTGGGGAAGGCCCGGTCATCCTGGGACTTCATGGTGCACCCGGAGGTTACGACCAGACACTATTCCTCTTCGACTGGATCACCGCCAAAGGTTTTTCGCTTCTCTCCGTCAGCCGCCCCGGCTACCTGGGAACACCTCTTTCCGCAGGGAAGACTCCGGCCGAACAGGCTGATGCAATTGCCGCACTCCTGGATGCCCTGAACATAGACCAGGTATCGTTATTGTTTGGTTCTGCCGGCGGGGGTCCGGGTTATGAATTTGCAATCCGTCATCCCGATCGGGTAAAGTGCCTTGTTGCCATGGATGCAGTGTCTTCGCAATATCTCCTTTCAGTAAATATCGGAAAGGTTATGGAAAAGCTCGTTATGTCGAATCCCGGGGTCACACTTATGGAGAAGATGTCCCTGCACTTTCCGGAAAAGAGCATGGAGGATGTCCTCACCCATTCCACCCTCTGCCGCCCGGAGCAGATTAAAGCACAGGTAAAGGAAGCTCGTAAGGACCCCAACCAGATGCGATCGTTCTTCCGGATGGTCCGGACACTTATGGATTATAACCACAGAAAGGCCGGTCTTGAAAACGACCTGGAGCAGTTATCTCTCCTTTCCGATCTGCCTGTCGAAAAGATTACCTGTCCGGCCCTGATCGTTCACGGCACCCATGACAGCGACGTTCTCTTCTATCACGGCGTCTATGCACACGAAAACATTCAGGATTCGGAGGCTTACTGGGTCAGGGAAGCATCCCACCTTCTCTGCCTGTGGTTCACTCCGCATGCGGATGAACTGAGGGAAAAGGTTGTCTCTTACCTTCAGGAACACAGGTAA
- the eno gene encoding phosphopyruvate hydratase yields the protein MDTKIESVKGREILDSRGNPTVEAEVFLKCGAMGRAACPSGASTGVHEAVELRDGDKNRFGGKGVLKAVSAVNGPIAGKVAGLDAKDQCAVDNAMIGLDGTPNKGKLGANAILTVSMANARAAAAAEGISLWRYLGRDDCEPLLPVPCMNIMNGGAHANWQGADLQEFMIAPYGAPSFREALRWGAEVYQALKSILKEKGHSTAVGDEGGFAPKVPSNEEPLRLIMAAIKKAGYRPGEDIGIVLDPASSEIFKDGMYELKSEKRRLTPAEMVAYYKNLCSKYPIVSIEDGLAEDDWDGWKILTDEIGDSVQLVGDDLFVTNVDRIKTGIEKGVANAVLIKLNQIGSVSETIDAVMLARRNGWAAMVSHRSGETVDSFIADLSVALGTGQIKTGAPARGERVEKYNQLLRIEEEMGDSAKYAGRSAFIR from the coding sequence ATGGATACGAAAATTGAATCGGTAAAAGGCAGGGAAATTCTCGATTCGCGTGGGAATCCGACTGTCGAGGCAGAGGTGTTTTTGAAATGCGGTGCGATGGGAAGAGCGGCATGCCCGTCCGGTGCATCGACAGGAGTGCACGAAGCTGTCGAACTCCGCGACGGGGACAAGAACCGTTTCGGGGGCAAAGGAGTGCTTAAAGCAGTCTCGGCGGTAAACGGCCCTATCGCCGGAAAGGTCGCCGGACTTGATGCGAAGGACCAGTGTGCAGTGGACAACGCCATGATCGGACTTGATGGAACCCCAAACAAGGGAAAGCTCGGGGCAAACGCCATACTCACCGTTTCGATGGCAAATGCAAGGGCTGCTGCTGCCGCCGAAGGAATATCTTTGTGGAGATACCTTGGCAGGGACGACTGCGAACCGCTGCTCCCTGTGCCGTGCATGAATATCATGAACGGAGGTGCACATGCAAACTGGCAGGGTGCCGACCTCCAGGAGTTCATGATTGCTCCTTATGGGGCGCCGTCGTTCAGGGAGGCGCTTCGCTGGGGGGCCGAGGTCTACCAGGCGTTGAAATCCATCCTCAAGGAAAAAGGCCACAGCACTGCTGTCGGTGATGAAGGAGGATTTGCACCGAAGGTCCCGTCGAACGAGGAGCCGCTCCGACTTATTATGGCCGCGATTAAAAAGGCCGGATACAGGCCCGGCGAAGATATTGGAATTGTCCTCGACCCCGCATCGAGCGAGATCTTTAAAGACGGAATGTATGAACTTAAATCCGAGAAGAGGAGACTGACTCCCGCCGAGATGGTCGCCTATTACAAGAATCTCTGCTCGAAATACCCGATCGTTTCAATCGAGGACGGACTCGCGGAAGACGACTGGGACGGCTGGAAGATCCTGACCGACGAGATCGGGGATTCGGTTCAGCTCGTGGGAGACGATCTTTTCGTTACGAATGTGGACAGGATCAAAACGGGTATCGAAAAGGGTGTCGCAAACGCAGTACTTATCAAACTTAACCAGATCGGATCTGTATCGGAAACTATCGATGCCGTCATGCTTGCAAGAAGGAACGGCTGGGCTGCCATGGTCTCCCACAGGAGCGGCGAGACAGTCGATTCGTTCATTGCGGATCTTTCGGTCGCTCTCGGTACAGGCCAGATCAAGACCGGGGCTCCTGCAAGGGGAGAGAGGGTCGAGAAGTATAACCAGCTCTTAAGAATTGAAGAGGAGATGGGCGATTCGGCAAAATATGCCGGACGTTCAGCGTTTATCAGGTAA
- a CDS encoding protein-L-isoaspartate(D-aspartate) O-methyltransferase, translating to MKDYESLRSAMVRYQIEGRGISDENVLRVMGEIPRHLFVPENMAGSAYEDCPLPIGYGQTISQPYIVAVMTELLELKSTDLVLELGTGSGYQAAVIAGIAKFVRSYERVPELAEYARNNLEKAGVSNVEVICSDGTDPEPYGDGYDAAVVTAASPDIPEYLFPLMKEGGRIVAPVGGYYMQDLAKVRITGGKPVVTYHGGCRFVPLLGARGWKE from the coding sequence CTGAAGGATTATGAAAGCCTTAGATCTGCAATGGTTCGATATCAGATCGAAGGAAGGGGCATTTCAGATGAGAATGTCCTGAGAGTCATGGGTGAGATCCCCCGCCACCTGTTTGTCCCGGAAAATATGGCGGGATCTGCATATGAAGACTGTCCACTTCCAATCGGGTACGGCCAGACCATCTCCCAGCCTTACATTGTAGCGGTCATGACCGAACTCCTCGAGCTGAAAAGTACCGATCTGGTTCTCGAACTGGGTACAGGGTCAGGTTATCAGGCAGCCGTAATTGCAGGGATAGCGAAGTTCGTAAGGTCTTACGAACGCGTCCCCGAACTTGCCGAATATGCGAGAAACAACCTCGAAAAAGCCGGAGTATCGAATGTTGAAGTCATATGCAGTGACGGTACTGACCCGGAACCTTACGGGGACGGTTATGATGCCGCCGTCGTTACCGCTGCATCCCCGGATATTCCCGAATATCTTTTCCCCCTGATGAAAGAGGGAGGAAGGATCGTGGCTCCTGTAGGAGGTTATTATATGCAGGATCTGGCAAAAGTCCGGATCACAGGCGGAAAACCTGTCGTGACATATCACGGGGGATGCCGGTTTGTTCCTCTCCTGGGAGCGAGGGGCTGGAAGGAATAA
- a CDS encoding protoporphyrinogen/coproporphyrinogen oxidase, whose product MHLATLLVVQAEIIFVTIAILGGGLTGVTLGRLLKERGEDIIILERDRQIGGLCRSKTEDGFTFDIGGSHIIFSRDNEVLEFMRDVLEENKDERNRNTKIFFKGRYVKYPFENGLYQLPPEDCFFCINEFVRNLIAVEKGEIEEPGNFRDWIYYTLGKGIAESYMVPYNEKIWNYPAEEMSMHWVDGRIPRPPVEDIIKSAIGIETEGYTHQAVFSYPVTGGIEAMVHAIAKPVKEDIRTCFEVKSIKKTDKGFIISNGTEDIVCESVISTIPVQGLVRCLENIPAEVTKAVESLKYNSIACVGIGVEGEMNDISWLYIPQKEIGRFNRISFPSNYSTEVAPAGCSSVLAEVTFNEGDEVSKMTDDEIAEHCVDGLINMGIISSRDKVIYTTVERFEYAYVVYDLDYLRNIKIVTDYFSGSGIDLVGRFSEFEYINMDGCIRHVFDYIKNKYA is encoded by the coding sequence ATGCATCTGGCAACATTATTAGTCGTACAGGCCGAAATTATATTTGTGACAATCGCTATTCTGGGCGGAGGACTGACCGGAGTTACCCTTGGCCGCCTGCTAAAGGAAAGAGGGGAGGATATTATAATCCTCGAGAGAGACAGGCAGATCGGCGGCCTGTGCAGGTCGAAGACCGAAGACGGCTTCACTTTCGATATAGGCGGATCTCACATTATCTTCAGCAGGGATAATGAAGTCCTCGAATTTATGAGGGATGTCCTGGAAGAGAACAAAGACGAGCGGAACCGCAATACCAAGATATTTTTCAAGGGCAGATATGTCAAATACCCGTTCGAAAACGGCCTTTACCAGCTTCCCCCGGAAGACTGCTTCTTCTGTATAAATGAATTCGTAAGGAACCTTATCGCAGTTGAAAAAGGCGAGATCGAAGAACCTGGAAATTTCAGGGACTGGATCTACTATACATTAGGAAAGGGAATCGCCGAGTCTTACATGGTGCCCTACAACGAGAAGATCTGGAACTACCCGGCAGAGGAGATGTCGATGCACTGGGTGGACGGAAGAATCCCCAGGCCACCTGTCGAGGACATTATCAAATCTGCGATTGGGATCGAGACAGAGGGCTACACGCACCAGGCTGTATTTTCATATCCTGTGACGGGCGGCATCGAGGCCATGGTCCATGCGATAGCAAAGCCGGTAAAAGAGGATATAAGAACCTGTTTTGAAGTGAAATCCATAAAAAAGACCGATAAGGGGTTCATAATAAGCAACGGCACGGAAGATATTGTATGCGAATCCGTCATCTCCACGATACCAGTTCAGGGTCTTGTCAGGTGCCTGGAGAATATACCTGCGGAAGTCACAAAAGCTGTTGAATCTCTTAAATACAACTCCATCGCCTGCGTGGGCATCGGTGTTGAAGGAGAGATGAACGACATCTCGTGGCTGTATATTCCGCAGAAAGAGATCGGGCGGTTCAACAGGATCTCCTTCCCGTCGAACTACTCGACCGAGGTCGCACCTGCGGGCTGTTCGTCCGTTCTTGCCGAAGTTACATTCAACGAGGGTGACGAGGTCTCGAAGATGACAGACGACGAGATTGCCGAACACTGCGTTGACGGACTTATCAATATGGGCATAATATCCTCAAGAGATAAAGTGATCTACACAACTGTCGAAAGATTCGAATATGCCTACGTGGTCTACGATCTTGATTACCTCAGGAATATCAAGATCGTCACCGATTACTTCTCCGGATCGGGAATAGACCTTGTAGGCCGTTTCTCCGAATTCGAATATATCAATATGGACGGCTGCATCAGGCACGTCTTCGACTATATCAAAAATAAGTACGCATGA
- a CDS encoding cupin domain-containing protein, with amino-acid sequence MILKKFVDSVDYHVNKDDIEGLLVRFYITADDPGSPNSMWVMEFEPSGFAKMHSHKEEHYLYVLEGICELRSKDGRISTAEAGDSIFVPACEEHEIVNSGDSVLKMLSLMPILKGATGRSTTPCD; translated from the coding sequence ATGATACTAAAGAAGTTTGTCGATTCAGTGGATTATCATGTAAATAAGGACGATATTGAAGGCCTTTTAGTCCGCTTTTACATCACGGCCGATGATCCGGGATCGCCAAACTCAATGTGGGTGATGGAGTTTGAACCCTCAGGTTTTGCTAAGATGCATTCACATAAAGAAGAGCATTACCTGTATGTCCTTGAAGGCATCTGCGAATTAAGGAGCAAGGATGGCAGAATATCTACGGCAGAAGCAGGAGACTCCATATTCGTTCCGGCGTGTGAGGAGCATGAGATTGTCAACTCCGGCGATTCAGTCCTCAAAATGCTCTCACTGATGCCTATTTTAAAAGGTGCAACAGGAAGATCGACGACCCCCTGTGATTAA
- the dinB gene encoding DNA polymerase IV — MTENRPAQRIIMHIDMDSFFASVEVRENPSLKGKPVVVGADPKGGKGRGVVSTCSYEAREYGVRSAMPVSTAYRLCPDCIFLPVNMQLYKKTSSNVMNIMREYSDKFQQVSIDEAYLDISCIGSYDDAKSVGREIKERIFQAEGLTCSVGIGPGKVIAKIASGMNKPAGMTIVRPDAIRDFLDPLPVDAIPGIGKKTKVRLEKHGIVTIKDLLGCDIQELKDAFGKHGIMMHRLARGIDDSEVREKEGQKSIGKQITYPEDVSDTSVLLSDLSNLCENVQSRLELRGYSCRTVTVKIRYAGFIDRSKADTFLHPTVDLTVIYEKAKEIFTDLYDERPVRSLGVSLSGFDSAKSRQSRLDDF; from the coding sequence ATGACGGAAAACCGCCCTGCCCAAAGAATAATTATGCATATAGACATGGACAGCTTCTTCGCTTCAGTGGAGGTCAGGGAGAACCCGTCGCTCAAAGGAAAACCTGTTGTTGTGGGGGCCGATCCGAAAGGAGGAAAAGGCAGGGGAGTCGTGAGCACCTGCTCATACGAAGCCAGAGAATACGGAGTAAGATCGGCAATGCCTGTGAGTACGGCATACAGGCTCTGCCCGGACTGCATATTCCTGCCTGTAAACATGCAGCTCTACAAAAAAACATCCTCAAATGTCATGAACATCATGAGAGAATATTCTGACAAATTCCAGCAGGTCAGCATTGACGAGGCATATCTCGACATATCCTGCATCGGTTCATACGATGATGCCAAATCTGTCGGGAGGGAGATCAAAGAGCGGATTTTCCAGGCCGAAGGGCTAACCTGCTCTGTCGGGATCGGACCAGGCAAGGTTATCGCAAAGATTGCATCAGGCATGAACAAGCCAGCAGGAATGACCATTGTAAGACCAGATGCGATCAGGGACTTCCTCGACCCGCTTCCTGTGGATGCAATACCAGGGATCGGTAAAAAGACAAAAGTAAGACTTGAAAAGCACGGAATTGTCACTATTAAGGATCTTTTAGGCTGTGATATCCAGGAACTGAAAGATGCCTTCGGAAAACACGGGATCATGATGCACAGGCTTGCCCGTGGAATCGACGACAGCGAGGTCAGGGAGAAGGAGGGCCAGAAGTCCATCGGGAAGCAGATAACCTACCCGGAGGATGTCTCGGATACATCCGTCCTCCTGTCGGATCTCTCAAATCTTTGTGAAAATGTTCAGTCAAGACTTGAACTCAGGGGATATTCATGCAGGACGGTTACGGTTAAGATCAGGTACGCGGGGTTTATCGACAGGTCAAAGGCGGATACCTTCCTTCACCCAACCGTCGATCTGACCGTCATATACGAAAAAGCGAAGGAAATCTTTACAGATCTATATGACGAAAGACCTGTAAGATCGCTGGGAGTTTCGCTCTCCGGTTTTGATTCGGCAAAAAGCAGACAGTCAAGACTTGATGATTTTTAA
- a CDS encoding glycosyltransferase, translated as MTPKISVVVPTFNEEQNIVNCLESLQKQTIPRDSYEIIVVDGNSKDRTREFAEPLADIVMIQTSKKVGGARNDGAAVSSADIIATTDADCVLPEDWLEKIIRSFEKDGRIVQLYGTVLPLEPGIKFRFYLALANIFSRIGYYTHTLYYTLGCNTAFTRSAYMQTGGYKCIDAGDDLEIAQRMRKIGKVKLNSKLWVKFSMRRYVQFGTLKSLYVWLYIVFKGGDSDKYSYAQREYK; from the coding sequence ATGACGCCGAAGATCTCCGTTGTCGTCCCGACATTCAACGAGGAGCAGAATATCGTAAATTGCCTTGAATCTCTTCAAAAGCAGACTATTCCAAGAGACAGCTATGAAATTATAGTTGTCGACGGGAATTCCAAGGACAGAACACGGGAATTCGCCGAACCTCTTGCCGATATAGTGATGATCCAGACAAGCAAAAAAGTAGGAGGAGCAAGGAACGACGGTGCGGCGGTTTCATCGGCGGATATCATCGCGACGACCGACGCAGACTGTGTTCTCCCTGAAGACTGGCTGGAAAAGATCATCAGATCGTTTGAAAAGGATGGAAGGATTGTCCAGCTGTACGGAACGGTGCTCCCTCTCGAGCCTGGGATCAAGTTCAGATTCTACCTCGCTCTTGCAAACATCTTTTCAAGAATCGGCTATTACACGCATACCTTGTATTATACGCTCGGGTGCAATACAGCGTTCACCCGCAGCGCCTATATGCAGACCGGCGGGTACAAGTGCATAGATGCAGGCGATGACCTAGAGATTGCGCAGAGAATGAGGAAGATCGGGAAGGTGAAGCTCAATTCAAAATTGTGGGTGAAATTCTCCATGAGAAGGTACGTCCAGTTCGGAACGTTGAAGTCGTTATATGTCTGGCTCTATATCGTCTTTAAAGGCGGAGATTCGGACAAATATTCCTATGCCCAGAGAGAATACAAATAA
- a CDS encoding MFS transporter, producing the protein MNTSERKYLPHILILAVVGLGAFMDGLDGAIVNVALPYIAGNFHAEMGVASLVVTVYLVALSGLMIIFSKVLSIAGIKKVYIAGIAIFTVASLLCAASWDITSLIIFRLIQGTGAAMIAPSAVATVAVHMPESERAKSLGIIAAASALAFAIGPVLGGLLTEFFSWHWIFLINLPIGVITIITAARILPGDIPNARRKSGFDYAGAAVFFAAMAFLVIPLSFAGDKTMNWSSVGAFLAVSIILFAVFVFIENRVKDPLLKMRMFSDRNFSYATTAYTLFMAAYGGLLLLLPFYFEGVLKLSAAGAGMLLLVPSVVITITSPAGGYFADKHGAMKICSASSAIFLLSMVMISLFGIETTFPYILISLIIMGIGGGPFMSSGSSRILEHAEDEDREIASGVMSTAIYFGSALGTALFTAIFTFFSGTGEGENIQPSAFLEGFDSAMYFGIVCCIIVLVLSIMVKDRKQPH; encoded by the coding sequence ATGAATACTTCAGAGAGGAAATACCTCCCTCATATTCTTATTCTTGCAGTCGTCGGCCTCGGGGCCTTTATGGACGGTCTTGACGGTGCTATCGTCAATGTAGCTCTTCCGTATATTGCCGGCAACTTCCATGCAGAGATGGGTGTTGCATCACTTGTCGTCACGGTTTACCTGGTTGCACTCAGCGGACTTATGATAATATTCAGCAAAGTCCTCTCAATCGCCGGAATAAAAAAAGTATACATCGCCGGAATTGCCATATTTACCGTTGCATCACTTCTCTGCGCCGCTTCATGGGACATTACATCACTCATCATTTTCCGGCTCATACAGGGAACGGGAGCTGCGATGATCGCTCCTTCGGCGGTTGCGACCGTTGCAGTGCATATGCCCGAATCGGAGAGAGCAAAATCACTTGGAATTATCGCAGCCGCCTCGGCATTGGCATTTGCAATAGGTCCGGTGCTCGGGGGATTACTGACAGAATTCTTCAGCTGGCACTGGATATTCCTCATCAACCTCCCGATAGGGGTCATCACAATAATCACTGCGGCAAGGATTCTCCCGGGAGACATCCCTAATGCACGCAGGAAGAGCGGTTTCGATTATGCAGGAGCCGCGGTCTTCTTTGCAGCAATGGCATTCCTTGTGATACCGCTGAGCTTTGCAGGGGATAAGACTATGAACTGGTCGTCCGTTGGAGCATTTCTGGCCGTCTCGATAATTCTCTTCGCAGTGTTTGTGTTCATAGAAAACAGGGTCAAAGATCCTCTATTAAAAATGCGCATGTTTTCAGACAGGAATTTTTCTTACGCAACGACGGCATATACCCTTTTCATGGCCGCATACGGCGGTCTTCTCCTTCTCCTGCCATTCTACTTTGAAGGAGTGCTTAAACTTTCAGCGGCAGGTGCCGGCATGCTTCTTCTTGTGCCCTCGGTTGTAATAACCATAACCAGCCCTGCAGGCGGTTATTTCGCAGATAAACACGGCGCCATGAAGATCTGTTCGGCATCGTCTGCAATATTCCTGCTTTCGATGGTGATGATATCGCTCTTCGGCATTGAAACGACGTTTCCATATATCCTAATCTCGCTCATCATCATGGGCATAGGGGGAGGGCCGTTCATGAGCTCCGGCAGCAGCCGGATCCTCGAACATGCCGAAGACGAAGACAGGGAGATCGCATCGGGAGTCATGAGTACTGCAATCTATTTTGGGAGTGCCCTTGGTACCGCATTATTCACCGCGATCTTCACCTTCTTCTCCGGAACAGGAGAAGGTGAAAATATACAGCCATCAGCATTTCTGGAGGGATTCGATTCGGCCATGTACTTTGGAATCGTCTGCTGCATCATTGTTCTTGTCCTTTCAATTATGGTAAAAGACAGGAAACAACCCCACTGA